The following proteins are co-located in the Megalobrama amblycephala isolate DHTTF-2021 linkage group LG12, ASM1881202v1, whole genome shotgun sequence genome:
- the dgcr6 gene encoding protein DGCR6, giving the protein MDAYCSLSDDQSDAARQQERHYYLLSELQALVKDLPSSFQQRLSYTTLSDLAQALIDGTVYEIVQGLLDIQHLTEKNLYNQRQKLHSEHRALKQDLVRKHKQALQTCKSHNLAVLKTNQRAENEALDQRVKDEQRMMDEKIVAEMDQKVLDQQNTLEKAGVPGFYITTNPQEVMMQMNLLELILKLQQKETVSGSLP; this is encoded by the exons ATGGACGCATACTGCAGTCTGAGTGATGATCAGTCTGATGCTGCCAGACAACAAGAGAGACACTATTACCTGCTGTCAGAGCTGCAGGCGCTCGTGAAGGACCTGCCCAG CTCGTTTCAGCAGCGTCTGTCGTACACCACGCTCAGTGATCTGGCTCAAGCGCTCATCGACGGGACGGTGTATGAAATAGTGCAAGGGCTGCTGGACATTCAACACCTGACAGAGAAAAACCTCTATAACCAGAGACAGAAACTACACAGCGAACACAgag CTCTCAAGCAGGATTTGGTTCGAAAACACAAACAGGCACTGCAGACGTGCAAGTCTCATAATTTGGCCGTTCTGAAAACAAACCAGCGAGCCGAAAATGAG GCTCTTGATCAGCGAGTGAAAGATGAGCAGAGGATGATGGACGAGAAGATCGTGGCTGAAATGGATCAGAAGGTTCTGGATCAACAGAACACGCTGGAGAAAGCTGGTGTACCGGGTTTCTACATCACCACCAACCCGCAG GAGGTGATGATGCAGATGAATCTGCTGGAACTGATCCTGAAGCTGCAGCAGAAAGAGACTGTTTCTGGATCTCTGCCTTGA